The window cgtgatcagatgtagttctttaaacaacaggagatccctcagtgatcagatgtagttctttaaacaacaggagatctctcagtgatcagatgtagttctttaacaggagatccctccgtgatcagatgtagttctttaaacaacaggagatccctcagtgatcagatgtagttctttaaacaacaggagatctctcagtgatcagatgtagttctttaaacaacaggagatcactcagtgatcagatgtagttctttaaacaacaggagatcactcagtgatcagatgtagttctttaaacaacaggagatccctcagtgatcagatgtagttctttaaacaacagaaGATCTctcagtgatcagatgtagttctttaaacaacaggagatccctcagtgatcagatgtagttttTTAAGCAACAGGAGATCCCTCAgagatcagatgtagttctttaaacaacaggagatccctcagagatcagatgtagttctttaacagGAGATCCCTCAGAGATCAGATGTAGTTTTTTAAGCAACAGGAGATCCCTCAgagatcagatgtagttctttaaacaacaggagatccctCCGTGATCAGAggtagttctttaaacaacaggagatccctCAGTGATAAGATGTAGTtatttaaacaacaggagatctctcagtgatcagatgtagttctttaaacaacaggagatccctccgtgatcagatgtagttctttaacaggagatccctcagtgatcagatgtagttctttaaacaacaggagatccctcagtgatcagatgtagttctttaaacaacaagAGATCCCTCAgagatcagatgtagttctttaaacaacaggagatccctccgagatcagatgtagttctttaacaggagatccctcagagatcagatgtagttctttaacaggagatccctcagagatcagatgtagttctttaacagGAGATCActcagtgatcagatgtagttctttaacaggagatccctccgtgatcagatgtagttctttaaacaacaggagatcaTCAGTGATACAGATGTAGTTTCTTTAACAGGAGATCCgtcagtgatcagatgtagtttCTTTAAACAATAGGAGATCCCTccgtgatcagatgtagttcttaAAACAACAGGAGGATCCCTCAAGTGATCATGATGTAGTActtaaacaacaggagatcctcatgtgatcagatgtagttctttaacagAGATCCCTCGTGATCAGATGTAGGTTCTTTAAACAAACAGGAGATccctcagtgatcagatgtagttctttaacaccagtgatcagatgtagttctttaaacaacaggagatctctcagtgatcagatgtagttctttaacaggagatccctccgtgatcagatgtagttctttaaacaacaggagatccctcagtgatcagatgtagttctttaacaggagatccctccgtgatcagatgtagttctttaaacaacaggaaatcactcagtgatcagatgtagttctttaacaggagatccctccgtgatcagatgtagttctttaaacaacaggagatccctcagtgatcagatgtagttctttaacaggagatccctccgtgatcagatgtagttctttaaacaacaggaaatcactcagtgatcagatgtagttctttaacaggagatccctccgtgatcagatgtagttctttaaacaacaggagatcactcagtgatcagatgtagttctttaacaggagatccctcagtgatcagatgtagttctttaaacaacaggagatcactcagtgatcagatgtagttctttaaacaacagaaGATCCCTccgtgatcagatgtagttctttaaacaacaggagatctctcagtgatcagatgtagttctttaacaggagatccctccgtgatcagatgtagttctttaaacaacaggaaatccctcagtgatcagatgtagttctttaacagGAAATccctcagtgatcagatgtagttctttaaacaacaggagatccctcagtgatcagatgtagttctttaacaggagatccctcagtgatcagatgtagttctttaaacaacaggagatccTCCGTGATCAGATGTaattctttaaacaacaggagatccctcagtgatcagatgtagttctttaaacaacaggagatctctcagtgatcagatgtagttctttaaacaacaggagatccctcagtgatcagatgtagttctttaacaggagatccctcagtgatcagatgtagttctttaaacaacaggagatccctCCGTGATCAGATGTaattctttaaacaacaggagatccctcagtgatcagatgtagttctttaaacaacaggagatctctcagtgatcagatgtagttctttaaacaacaggagatctCTCAGTGAacagatgtagttctttaaacaacaggagatccctcagtgatcagatgtagttctttaacaggagatccctcagtgatcagatgtagttctttaacagGAGATCTctcagtgatcagatgtagttctttaaacaacaggagatccctcagagatcagatgtagttctttaaacaacaggagatccctcagtgatcagatgtagttctttaaacaacaggagatccctcagtgatcagatgtagttctttaaacaacaggagatctctcagtgatcagatgtagttctttaaacaacaggagatctctcagtgatcagatgtagttctttaaacaacaggagatccctcagtgatcagatgtagttctttaaacaacaggagatctctcagtgatcagatgtagttctttaacaggagatccctccgtgatcagatgtagttctttaaacaacaggagatcactcagtgatcagatgtagttctttaaacaacaggagatcactcagtgatcagatgtagttctttaacagAAAGTAGATCCCTCAGTGATCATCTTTAGGTGTTTAACAGAAAGTAGATCCCTCAGTGATCAGAAGTGGTTCTTTAACAGAAAGTAGATCCCTCAGTGATCAGAAGTGGTTCTTTAACAGAAAGTAGATTCCTCGGTGATCATCTTTAGGTCTTTAACAGAAAGTAGATCCCTCAGTGATCAGAAGTGGTTCTTTAACAGAAAGTAGATTCCTCGGTGATCATCTTTAGGTCTTTAACAGAAAGTAGATCCCTCAGTGATCAGAAGTGGTTCTTTAACAGAAAGTAGATCCCTCAGTGATCAGAAGTGGTTCTTTAACAGAAAGTAGATCCCTCAGTGATCAGAAGTggttctttaaacaacaggagatccctCAGTGATCAGAAGTGGTTCTTTAACAGAAAGTAGATCCCTCAGTGATCAGAAGTGGTTCTTTAACAGAAAGTAGATCCCTCAGTGATCAGAAGTggttctttaaacaacaggagatccctCAGTGATCAGAAGTGGTTCTTTAACAGAAAGTAGATCCCTCAGTGATCAGAAGTGGTTCTTTAACAGAAAGTAgatctgatgttctgatgtgcTCTTTTCCAGCTCCTCCTCAGACCTGTCCTCTGGTTGGGATCATACCCCCCTGCTCAGAATGTCCGATCAGTTCAGTTCCCACGGCAGCATGGACAGTTTAGACCAGGTCCACCATCCCACTGGCCatatgtcccccccccccagcagcatAGAGCATCTGGGGGGGAAGCAAGACTCTGCCTATAGCTCCTTCTCCACCAGCTCCGGCACGCCTGACTACAATCTGTCCAGCAGCAACGCGACCTCCACGGAGAACGTGGTTCATCAggtgagggaggtgggggggaggaACCCAAGGACACCCCCAAGCCTGAGGGAGTGCCACAGGCCAGAGGACAGATTGGCCTACTTCCAGATGCCGGGACTCCCCTCTGCACAGACTGAAGACCCGGCTGTGTTCCGGCACTCAACCTCCAGCAGAACAAGCTTAGGGCCAGTGTGGCATGTTCCAGAGAAAAAGAAGTCCTCCccgccctcccccccccctcccccccctccggCTCGCAGCGACAGCTTTGCTGCAACTAAAGTCCATGAGAGAGGCCTCATAACCCCCCACCCTGAAGGTCCAGAACCACACAAGGCTTCCACTGAGAGTCGCCGCAGTCACAACCCACCTTCATCTGAAGCTCCGAACCAAAACCAGAACCAGTGTAGCTCCAAAAGGCAACCCCCCCATCAGAGACACCCCAGTGACAAGAGCACTTTCTACCCTAAGACCTGGACTGATTCCGTCCCAAAGCCTCAGACAGCAGGGGGGTCATACTGCAGCATGCAGGACCTGAACACCAACAGTTCTTCACACTGTGGTCAGAACCAGAGCAGGatcctcagctcctctgaacAGACCTCTGACAGCAACAGGTACTACTGCGTCACCAAACAGAATAATTCACCCCCTTCAGAAAGGAACCTCAGCAAAGACCCTCCAGCTGTCAGCCTGCAGACCACTGGCCCCCCCGCTGTCATCCTGCAGACCACCAACCCTGCAGGGAAGTTTCAAGCCCCTCAAAACCCCCCTCGCAGCCAAGACAGTAGCGGATACAACATGCTCCAGTCGACCGCAGGGATAGAACCCAAACCCAGCCCTGCGGACCGGGGCCTGCAAAGTTATCCTGCAAGCAAACCCTCTGAACAGAGGACCTCTCTGCCCCCACAGGACTCCAGACATCAGGTTAACATCAAAATCTGCCCCCAGGACACTCCCATGCTTCACTCCCTGTCCATAGATTCCGCCAGGCAAACTGAGAAAACAagagtcctgaaccctgaggAGTCCATTGAAGACCAGCAGGTTCGGCGCAGCGATCGCTTTGCCACCACTCTGAGGAACCAGATCCAGATGAGGAGAGCCAATCTGCAGAAGAGCACCAGCAGCCTTCCTAGTGCCGAGGCTGAAGAGGACCAGGAGGTCTGGAGGACTGAAAGAGACCCTCTGTCCACTGCAGACAGATCCTTCACCAGCTCCTACAAGGACCATCTGAAGGAAGCACAAGCCAGGGTGCTCAAGGCCACGTCTTTCAGGAGAAGAGACCTTGGTTTACTAGAGCCCCATGCAGCTGAGCCCTTACTGAACTACAGGAAGGACGGTCCCCCATTGACCACAGTTTCTGAGTCTGTGATGGGAAAAACATTTGGGAGTCCAGTGACCCGCATCGGGGGCCGTAAGCGTTTTCCTGCAGAGAAGAAAGTCAGGTCTTTCTCTGAGCCAGACAAAATCCATCAAGTTGGGGTGAAGGAAAATCCTCCTTGCAATGAAAACTCCTTAATGGACCACAAGAAGCTCCTCAGTGGGAAACCAGTTCTCCACAGCACCCCTGCAGAAATCCCCTCTGAGACCAGGGCACAGGGTCTCTGCTGGACCCCTGAACCAGAGGAGGACTCACTGAGAGTCCTGGACCAGGGAGATCCTGCACAGCAGCCAGTCCTGGATCTGCAGCGACTTGGCACCTTTGCCGAGTACGAGGCCCGGTGGAACACACAGAACAACGTCCAGGAAACCAGGTCCTCGGGTCGGTACCGATCAGCAGAGAACATCCTGGACCCAGAGGAGAGTAGGAATCAGATCTGCCTCCACGAAAGGTCCAGATCCAGTCCTTCAGCCGAAAGATTCGGGCAGGTGAATTTCCCGAAGGACTTcagaaaatctgtcttttattttaatgtcaaacGATTTTTACAGATATgattcttgtgtttttctaacaTTCAAGCACAATTGATTAATGAGATAATTgacagaatattaaaaacaaacaaatgcaccTAGGGGGAAGTAGTTCAGCTCTAAAAACTGTTTGTACGGGTGCTGGAGATCCCTGAacagggttggggttagggttgtTCAACACTGAGCCCAGCACTGACTCAGCGTATTCACATCACACCGCACGCGGTTACGGTTAGAGAGGATTATCTGCTTTCCAGAGTCCTGTTCtgtcaaataaatccaaattttattcatttttacaacTCCATTAGAGCATCACATGGTGGGTAACAACTACATGAAATACAACTACACACTGGACACAacatgggggaggggggtgggaaCCGGCCCAAACACATCTGATAGAGTTTGGAGAAGCTGCCCACAAAAGTCCCAGAgttacattaaaacacatttcctgtcgGAACAAACAGGATTCAGTTTGCGACTTCAAATCTGACCCCACATCAGTGTCAGCAGATTTCAGATTACTAGGGAAGAGTTCTTCAGACTTAATAAAACTTGTATGAACACATATCATAGATGTATGTTCATGAGCACAGAGTGATCAGAATGTGGGTCTGGTGGCTGTGGATTCACATttcagaaagacaaacagagaagTGAAGGAGCAGGAAGGAAAGAGCCAAGTCAAATATTAATCTGTTTATTCTTCAAGACACACCCTGAGCTGCGAGCGGCAGCAACACTCTGTTCACTATTGCTATTATATTACTAACTATAATACTACTGAAGACCAGGGAGCTGCAGCAACACTCTGACCACCCTCTCTTTTACTTACTATTATATTACTAACTATAGGACTACTGAAGACCAGGGAGCTGCAGCAACACTCTGACCACCCTCTCTATTACTTACTATTATATTACTAACTATAGGACTACTGAAGACCAGGGAGCTGCAGCAACACTCTGACCACCCTCTCTATTACTTACTATTATATTACTAACTATAGGACTACTGAAGACCAGGGAGCTGCAACCAGTCTAAACAACTGACAAAaactctgtctgtttctgtgtgggGGGGTTCAGCACAACGGACTCAATGTTTGTTCATCTGCATTCACAGAAGATTCAAGTTCCTGCTACTCAGTCTGAGACAGAATATTCCCGGACCGGGAGcaaagctgctgcagcagggTGAGTGAATCTAACGCACCTGCAGCAGGGTGAGTGAATCTAACGCACCTGCAGCAGGGTGAGTGAATCTAACACACCTGCAGCAGGGTGAGTGAATCTAACGCACCTGCAGCAGGGTGAGTGAATCTAAtgcaccctgtgtgtgtgtgtgtgtgacaggccCCCTCAGCTGGAGGACCACGCCGagctgccccccccaccccagggACCAGAGGTTTCCCCCTTCCCCTCTTCCCCCCTCATGGAGGGGCAGCGCCCCCCTTCTCCGGGTTCCCCCCAGAGACTCAGCGAATGCCCCCCCGCACCCCCCCAGGAGGAAGACCAGGACAGGTAAAGTTTTTTTCATTAATCATCATGAACCACAGGTTCAGCTGTCAGATCAGGGTGTCTTTACTCGGGGGGGGGGTCTTTACTGACAGGGGGTGGGCTGGTCTTTATGGAGCACAGCAGCTCACTGAATCTGTATGAAGGGGTGGCTCCTCTGTCCCAGCCTGGGGGGGCATCCTGTCAGTAGAGTGAAGACCTCAACGAGGTCTAGTTCCTCTGTCAGTGAAGCTGCTGAGATCAGATCCTGatcctgaatgtgtgtgtgtgtttcaggaggCAGCGTCTGACAGGAAGTAGACCCTCTGCAGGGACCAGAGTCCCAATCAGGATCCTGGATTCAGGGGGGGGCAGCGAGTGGGACACCTGTCCATATCTGCAGCACACTGACCCCCCTGCTGTGGAAGCTCCTGGGGGCCTCGCTGGTCTGGGCTCTGCAAGGCAGGACTCGCTCTGCAGTGCATTCAGCCGACACACTACCCCCCCCCCGAGGGACCACCAGAACCCCGCCCACAGGGACCACATGACCTTTGACCCAGATCACATGATCTCCAGCAGTCTGCCGCCAGTGGGCCCACcctgcagagagggaaagacCTCTGGGGGATGCGTGGGTGAGAACTTTCGGGGATTAGTGGGGGAGACCCTGGTTTTGTGTGAGGACCAGAGGAGGGAGGCGCTTGCCCGGGTCATCGTGGGAAAAGATAAATCTCTGGCTGAGGTTCTGGATCGCAGCCACATGAAGACCACCATGGACCTGATGGAGGGCATTTTCCCTGGGGGGGAACAGCTGCTGGAGGGAGGGAACCAGCGCAGCAAGGTCCCCCCCAAACAGCCTCCGGGCCCCCCCGCTGAGGACAGGTGAGATTCCCTGCAGACCAGGTCTCTGAGAGACTGATAATGGGTTATGAGAGGAGGTTCAGTAAAGGATCTGCGAGGAGGtcttatttgaaaagtgggctcaTGGAGTCCCACATGGTCCCGATTATTACTCGGCCACAGACTAACGACTTGACTCACAATATAAAATTACTTTAGTGAATTTAAAATGAAGGCAGCTCTGATCCAGGTTTACTGCCACTGAGTCTGTTCAGTTTCTGTTCCAAGTCCTGATTCACTtcagagcccataccgtgttcccaTTAGCGTTcacgtcctgtctgtcttcttctgctgattcTGTAAAGCTACTGTCCGTCAacctctttccctttctccctccatcctctGAGCAATGTTCCACAGTCCTGCGTTatcaggagtttgttgttattaatgaggactgtatggctctgtgtttcaggagtttgttgttaataatgaggactttatggctctgtgtttcaggagtttgttgttattaatgaGGACTttatggctctgtgtttcaggagtttgttgttaataatgaggactgtatggctctgtgtttcaggagtttgttgttaataatgaggactgtatggctctgtgtttcaggagtttgttgttaataatgaggactttatggctctgtgtttcaggagtttgttgttattaatgaGGACTttatggctctgtgtttcaggagtttgttgttattaatgaggactgtatggctctgtgtttcaggagtttgttgttaataatgaggacttcatggctctgtgtttcaggagtttgttgttaataatgaggactgtatggctctgtgtttcaggagtttgttgttattaatgaggactgtatggctctgtgtttcaggagtttgttgttaataatgaggactgtatggctctgtgtttcaggagtttgttgttattaatgaggactgtatggctctgtgtttcaggagtttgttgttattaatgaggactgtatggctctgtgtttcaggagtttgttgttattaatgaGGACTttatggctctgtgtttcaggagtttgttgttaataatgaggactgtatggctctgtgtttcaggagtttgttgttaataatgaggactgtatggctctgtgtttcaggagtttgttgttaataatgaggactttatggctctgtgtttcaggagtttgttgttaataatgaggactgtatggctctatgtttcaggagtttgttgttaataatgaggactgtatggctctgtgtttcaggagtttgttgttaataatgaggactgtatggctctgtgtttcaggagtttgttgttaataatgaggactgtatggctctgtgtttcaggagtttgttgttattaatgaGGACTttatggctctgtgtttcaggagtttgttgttaataatgaggactgtatggctctgtgtttcaggagtttgttgttaataatgaggactgtatggctctgtgtttcaggagtttgttgttaataatgaggactgtatggctctgtgtttcaggagtttgttgttaataatgaggactgtatggctctgtgtttcagg of the Eleginops maclovinus isolate JMC-PN-2008 ecotype Puerto Natales chromosome 4, JC_Emac_rtc_rv5, whole genome shotgun sequence genome contains:
- the LOC134863347 gene encoding LOW QUALITY PROTEIN: protein Shroom2-like (The sequence of the model RefSeq protein was modified relative to this genomic sequence to represent the inferred CDS: inserted 1 base in 1 codon), with translation MESGSQYSEASSVRHVMQRDGHQRDGHQRDGESSRLLGVFLSGGAPWGFTLRGGLEHREPLIITKVEEDSKAAAVSLQVGDELVXINEIPLSGFRQEAICPGEGVARSLSLVVKRRNQQISRPHSWHSTKFNESQSETAKPQAPPTQVWHTINDASSSSDLSSGWDHTPLLRMSDQFSSHGSMDSLDQVHHPTGHMSPPPSSIEHLGGKQDSAYSSFSTSSGTPDYNLSSSNATSTENVVHQVREVGGRNPRTPPSLRECHRPEDRLAYFQMPGLPSAQTEDPAVFRHSTSSRTSLGPVWHVPEKKKSSPPSPPPPPPPARSDSFAATKVHERGLITPHPEGPEPHKASTESRRSHNPPSSEAPNQNQNQCSSKRQPPHQRHPSDKSTFYPKTWTDSVPKPQTAGGSYCSMQDLNTNSSSHCGQNQSRILSSSEQTSDSNRYYCVTKQNNSPPSERNLSKDPPAVSLQTTGPPAVILQTTNPAGKFQAPQNPPRSQDSSGYNMLQSTAGIEPKPSPADRGLQSYPASKPSEQRTSLPPQDSRHQVNIKICPQDTPMLHSLSIDSARQTEKTRVLNPEESIEDQQVRRSDRFATTLRNQIQMRRANLQKSTSSLPSAEAEEDQEVWRTERDPLSTADRSFTSSYKDHLKEAQARVLKATSFRRRDLGLLEPHAAEPLLNYRKDGPPLTTVSESVMGKTFGSPVTRIGGRKRFPAEKKVRSFSEPDKIHQVGVKENPPCNENSLMDHKKLLSGKPVLHSTPAEIPSETRAQGLCWTPEPEEDSLRVLDQGDPAQQPVLDLQRLGTFAEYEARWNTQNNVQETRSSGRYRSAENILDPEESRNQICLHERSRSSPSAERFGQKIQVPATQSETEYSRTGSKAAAAGPPQLEDHAELPPPPQGPEVSPFPSSPLMEGQRPPSPGSPQRLSECPPAPPQEEDQDRRQRLTGSRPSAGTRVPIRILDSGGGSEWDTCPYLQHTDPPAVEAPGGLAGLGSARQDSLCSAFSRHTTPPPRDHQNPAHRDHMTFDPDHMISSSLPPVGPPCREGKTSGGCVGENFRGLVGETLVLCEDQRREALARVIVGKDKSLAEVLDRSHMKTTMDLMEGIFPGGEQLLEGGNQRSKVPPKQPPGPPAEDREHDSMAASVSMVTSSTYYSTSAPKAELLNMMKDMQEEDQEEDNEEELESEEELDIDLAGKKQQLMQSLSRKLLVLQEAQQSLQEDVQDNNALGGTVEAQVQQLCKPNELDKFRMFVGDLDKVVSLLLSLSGRLARVENAINSLEEDAPPHERRLLTDKRNVLIRQHDDAKELKENLDRRERLVFDILSMHLPHDLLTDYQHFVKMKSALLIEQRKLEDKIKLGEEQLRGLKESLENWTSF